The genomic segment TCGCTTATGGAAAGCACTTATGTTTTAAGGTAAATCTATAGAGAAATTTATGGTTTCACACCTGTTCTAGAACTCTTGTTACTCAGGTCACCATTGCAAGATTTGACTGGTCAGCCATCCTAGGCGATGCTGATAACTTGGTGAAAAGATGTGATCAATGTCATAAGTTTACATCGGTCTCTGAACAACCCTCTACATAGTTGATAACCATATCTTCCTTGTGGCTTTTTGCCCCATGGTGGATGGACATATCGGGTCCTTTTCTAAAGGCCACATGGAATAGACAGTTTATTTTGGTAGTCGTAGACTACTTCGGGGGTATTTGGGAGTGTGGTAacaattgctttttaaagtgctttttatttgaaaatgcatcaaaatgatatcttttattttttaaaaattatttttgatatcaaaacgatccaaaaaaacatttaaaaaaataattttatgcaaaaaaatgaattttcatgAAATGTCAACTTTGGCATATATCACCACTAATAATGTCATCTTTTTCTTATAGAAGAATATCATTTATAGATTTGAAATTACCAAAATCTTGATCACTGATAATGGGACACCGTTTGATAGTTACAAGATGAAAGAGCAATGTCAAAGGCTTCACATTGACCATCAATTCTCCTTAATTTCTCACTCCCAAACAAATGGTCAAGTTGAACTCACCAATAAGGTCCTTCTCAACGAACTTAAAAAGAAGATAACATAAGCCAGATTAGAGCGGGTAGAACTGCTAAATGAGATTTTATACTACCTAGAGGACGTTTACTAGAAAAACTTCATTTCTCCTCACCTTTGAAATTGAGACCATAATCCCAGCTAAGATTTGGTGCCTAAGTCATTGAGTCATTGAGTCATCTATTATACCTTAGAAGGCAATTAACGAGGCCTTAGGGTTAATCTAGATTTCTTAGAAGAATATCATTTGACCGTGATgatcaaaaataaagtttatcgACGTAAAACTGCTCAGTACCATAATGTtagaatcaataataaaatattcaagtttGGGGATTTGGTGTTGAGGAAATTAGAAGTTACGAATAACAGAGAAAGTAAGAGCAAGTTGGCCTTAAAATAAGATGGTACATTCAAATTTACAAGGGTGGTAAAGCCAAACACCTTCTATTTGCAAGATATGAAAGGAAAGAGTCTATTTCACGCTTGGCACTCTGATTATTTGAAAAAGTATCATAGTCAATGAGAATAagaatataagtttttaatatatgtatgaCTTattcaaaatgacaaaaatacatttttgttttctctagGTGATGTCTAAGGGTCTCTTATCAATTCGTCAGGGGTTGATCTCAGATCTCCTACTCTCGAGTGCAGTTTCGGACTGACATTCTCCACTTGAATTCCCCTTTACATGTTAAAGAAATATAGGATAGACATGGCAAGGAAAATATTGTCTCCAACCATCTCCTTCAACGCTGGAGACCCTTCAAATATCTCCTGGAACTCCTCGGAGCCTTCATCCGCTTATGAGAGTTATGGACTTTTTCTTTAGCTATAAGGAGCTCAGCCTTTAAAGTCTCCTATGATGCCCCCATCTCAATCATCCTCTACTTTAAGGAGGCCATTTCATCACGAGCCAGGCAAAGCTCCTTTTTAGTGGAGTTCAATTGAAGGACCTAACCTCTCATGTCTTTCTTTAACGCTATATATGTTATCTTGAGCTCCCGCAGCTCAACCTCCATTGCAACTTTCTCAGCCCTCAGCCTTTGAAAAGTAGTCTAGTTTGCCTTATGCTTGGTAATGGCCTCTCTCATTTGGCACCTTTCAACTATCCAATGTCTTTTAAAGTGGGCACACGTCATAAAAGTctatcaaagattaaaaaaaaaagatgattattaaaaataaaataataaaataattagagcATACAATGGTTGGTTTCTTATGTAGAGAGTGATTTATCCAGTAAAGGCAAAATAATGGTTATAGCtctcatcaaacatcacttggACGTCTGAAGGAATGGTCAAAAGCTTCTTCAAGCTCCTCAACACCTCTAAGTCTTCAACCTTAAAGTTGGACTTCCCATTAAGAATAAACTTCATGGCATACTTTTCATCCCCTTCAAGGTGAAAAAGGGCTCGATTGAGGACAAGGTCAACAAAAACATCCTCAAGGCCAAGCTGTCCAGCTTCTAGTAAAGCTCTCTAGGCAGAAATCCTAGCAGCCAAAAAGGTCTCTACGGTTAAAAGTGATGGTGAGGGCATTACCAATGAGGTAACATGAGAGGTTAAGGCTACAACGGTAAACTCCACGAGGGTGGAGACCTTCCTTCTCTTGAAGCGGGCAGTAGTACTCGCAATCACTTTAGAAGGGGTAAACTTTGTTTGACCCCCAACCAAGAACCTGGATTCAGCCACTTGCTGAGCCTAAGCAGACATGGATCTTGCGAGCTGCTAGACCCAACATATTGGGTTCAATCACGTGATAAGCTCAAGCAGGCATGAGTCTAACAAGTTGCTAGACCCAATCCTGAGTTCAGCCATTTGCTAAGCCCAAGCAGGCATAGGTCTATTGAGATGTTAAACCCAACATTCTTAGGTTCAATCACTTGCCGAGCCCGAGCTAACATGAGTCTGACGAGCTGTCAGACCCAACATCTATAGGTTCAGCCACATGCTAACCTTAAGGATGTTGGGTCTGTCAGCTTTCCAAACCCATGTTTGTTGGGGCTTCACACGTAGCTGAGCTCGAGCAGATGTGAGTCTAGTGAGTTATCAGACCCAACATATTTGGGTTCAATTACGTGCTCAGCCCAAACAGACAAGAGTTTAGCAGGCTACCAGACCTAATGTCTTTGGGTTCAGCTACGGGTATAACCCAAACAGACATGGATCTAACGAACTGTCAGACCCAATATTCTTCAATTCAACCATGTGTTGAGCCCAAATGGATGCGGGTCTAATGAGCTGTCAGACTCAATGTTTTTAGGTTCAGCTATTTATTGAGCTAAAATGGCCATAAGTCTCATGAGTTGCCAAGCCCAACACCCTTAGGCTCAGCTATTTATCAAGCCCACGCGGACATAAATCAAGCGAGCTGTCAGACCCACCATTTACAGGTTTGGCACCATACCATTCCCAAATGTGTATGGGTCTAGTGAGTGCCAAACCTAGTACCTTTAGACTTAATTGTACGTCGAGCCCTATTAAGCATGGGTCTAGTGAACTACCAGACTTATTACCCTTAGGCTTGGCTACATGCCAAGCCTATTTAGGCATGGGTGTGTAGACTTGTCGCCCTTAGGCTTGGCCGCGTGCCAAGCCCATTTGGGCATGGGCATGGGCATGTAAACTCATCAACCTCAGGCTTTGCTATATGCTCAGCCTAATTGGGCATGGATTTGGCTCGTTACCATACCAATTGATTGTGGGCATGATAGTATGCCAAACACAAAAAGTTAAAGGTCTTGAGATCATCATAACCCTCATGTCCAACCATAAAGCTCAGTTTGTTTATTCTTATAACTTTTAACATGAAATGTTAATATCAAGGATATTCATCTCCCTACACTTTTagtgtataaaaaaatctctcaatAGCCTACtatattttcatctcattaatagtgtaagagatatttatcccttATTAATGTTGTGTAAGGAATGTGCATCCCTCATTAATGCTATAAGAAAGAAATGACTCTTCAGTCCCTCCACTCTAATAAAACAACAAGGTTTAAGGGTTATAAATACCTCATGAATCATCCAGGTAAAAGGttcacaatttttattttctagacaCTAATACTTTAAAATCCTAGAGCATTTATtataccaaaacaaaaacaaacactcttattattaaaatttaaaattcattcattcattgcaatctttttttaaaagttactaACTTCATCATTTGAAAATCCTCAAACCCTATTATAAGATACTGTTTTACAGGTATTAAATCTTCTATCACCAATCATCAACCACATAAgctttggaaaataaattgatatgaaCATATAATTATTCATTGTCCAAGCACGAGTATattggattttgaaacattatcaCATGGTAGGTTGAATTTGCTTAGTGTTCCTTTATAGATTTGCTATGGAAAACTGTTTGCCACATCCAATAATACACACTTTATTCAGCATATATCAATTGAAGAACAAGTAAAGAATGTGAGCTATTACTAATCATCATGGAAGCAATGATAAGTAATATCTTGAGGTTCCTGCTACCATCAGGTAAGTACAATGagatatatattcaaaaaaggATTGCAAGTTTTCCTGACCCCTGCAGAACCTAACAATCTCTGGAAATATGCCTCGGATATGTCTCCACACAATTCTTCCTGCAAACCCTCTAAATTTTGTGAGTGCTTAAATTTCTGCAACTTCCAACAGTTATGCCAGGTTACTCAATCTCCAGAATCTATGGAAAAAGAAATAATGTTAATTGCAACACCTCTCTAGCCAATCAGCTAAAAGCACCATAACAGAAAGTGTGCAACTACCAGGGATGTAAATCTTAGAACAAATAAAGGGGACCTTATCGAAACATAGGTGGACCGCAAACCTGTAAGTTCGACATCACTACAAGTCTAAATCAAAGGGCATCAAAACCATCTCAAAAGAGATCACATTAGTCAGCAAATTAGACTCTAGAATTCATTCtcaatacaagaaaaataaaagaaaatgaataaagaaCACTCTAGCACAAGTGCTGATCAAAACTTGGAAATTAAAATACCTATTTTTTTGCTGGAAAAAGTTCAGTACCTGACTTGTGTCAGAGAAAGAAAAGCAAACTTCTAAGCGCACTAAATCATTCTGCACATAAACTATCACATAATAAcatcatgaaaatgaaaaacgagaaagaaaaaattgtcaACCCAAAAGTATCTTACATACAGATCAATACAGAACAtcatataaaatacataaaggcaAACCAAAAAAGTTTGAGATAAAAGTGAGACGATGACAGATGCAACAGCATGCACCTTCCGGTATCTATAGAAGAGCCTACTTCAGTTCAAGGGTGCAAATTGACAGATATCTACAAGCTTTCATCTAgttaagttgtatttttttgtttcgcATTCGAACTCTTTACAGATCATGGCCATGCAAGTATTAAGTATTCAAGAAAAGGTTTAATTTTTCAGGTTAAAAGCGATGCTGCCATGCACATTAACCCTAAATGTACAACTCCTTCACTCCCCCAATTACAACAATTATTATCAGCCAATAGTTTGCAAGTGCACAGAGTGTAAGCATAATGTTGTGGTATTATCATCTTGAAGTCTTTGTGCAGGCTTGATAGAGGATGACATTGTATGTCCATCTCCCTACCTGATGTGATGGTATCTTAAAATTTCAGATTTCTAGATATTCTAGGTGATTGTTTGTGTGCACATTTAGGAGTTAAAGGAGAGGGGGATTCCTTCCCTGTCACTTAGAACCTGTAACAGTGTACATATTTTTTACCCTCTTCAGTTTTCACAACAGAatttaaacacaaattctcgTTGCACGCAGACAAAAGTGCAAGCTAAAAAGCTCATAAATTGAACTTAGTTGTtttctaccaaaaaaaattagaggctccaataaaatgtgaaaataaatatatagctgACCCCAACTAGCTTGGGATTGAGGATTTGGAAGAAGATGAGTGTATAGTTAACTTGGTCTTCTAGATGTCTGTTTGGAGGAAAATGAGTGCTCAAATACATCTATCAAATGTTTTAAGGCTTCAGGTGAATGGTATATGTTAATTGCCATTGATACAGACAATTGATACATTTGATAAATTGGTGTTCATAAAATCAATTGTAaagcaaacaaataaaacacaatggCATGTTGAGGAATATATTTGCAAGGAGTATCTCAAACCTAGGAATAGCATCAATTGTGACCTTGAAGAAATATTGCAATTGACGAAGAACCAGTTTAAAGCACTGGTCCCTGGTGCAATGCATTTGCAGTGGAAGGCACCTGTTCTACAAGTGACTTTAAGCAATGAAAAGCAAGCTCCGCCGATTCTATATATGCACactcatcaaaatcaaatattaacaaGGGCTAAttcaaaattagaatttttcccAAGTCATACTTTAATTTAAAGCTACAGAGCTTCATTTCTAATTCATGAATACACTTTCAGACAGATAATAACAGAAATTGACAACTAATTTATATCCAACAACTCCAACTGAAAGCAGCACTGACCTCTTTTCCTAtagaattccaaaaaaaatatctcctCCCAACATCACATATTATCATTAGATACTGCATGATGAGGATGATGCGAGTATGGACCATAATCAGTCCGATTCCAATCCCTCTGCTGAAACACATGTCCATAAGCAACATTTCCATTATACCCATTTTGATGACTATTCGTACTAACTTGCTGATGCTGATGCTGATGCTGATGCTGATgcttattactactactatgaACACGCTTATTCCCCATTAGCAAAGCAACATTTCCATTATACCCATTTTGATGACTATTCATACTAACTTGCTGATGCTGATAattattgctattattattattatgaacatGATCATTCACCATTTGGATCCCCATATGTCCATAAACCGGCATTGGCATCATCCCACCAGCCGTGGTGGCGGGATGATGATAAGGCACTGGAATTGGCATTCCGAAATTCCCACCCCCACAGCTTCCGCCGCCGCTCTCGTGCAAACTCTGCGGCACAGGAGTGGACGCAAACAACTGATCAGAAGCAGAGGGTCCTTCACTCGAAAACCCCTGTTTCCTCTTCAAATAAAGCCGGTACTTTTGCAAATGACTAGCTACATTTTCGCGAGTCAAACCCTCGACATTCATCCACTGCATAATTGTTTTC from the Populus nigra chromosome 1, ddPopNigr1.1, whole genome shotgun sequence genome contains:
- the LOC133692243 gene encoding transcription factor LUX-like, encoding MGEEVKMSEYEINDEDNINRDDERIDVWEMGLPTPYDLTPLSQPLIPPELASAFNISPEPHRTPLDVNRASQNTLSNLHGHLNALSSNNFKFFNETTGQTNDPMVVELEEEEEEEEEDDVTEAMDRDGSGSEARKLRRIDSEEADSALRTENWVDDPSSAAARTLKRPRLVWTPQLHKRFVDVVGHLGMKNAVPKTIMQWMNVEGLTRENVASHLQKYRLYLKRKQGFSSEGPSASDQLFASTPVPQSLHESGGGSCGGGNFGMPIPVPYHHPATTAGGMMPMPVYGHMGIQMVNDHVHNNNNSNNYQHQQVSMNSHQNGYNGNVALLMGNKRVHSSSNKHQHQHQHQHQQVSTNSHQNGYNGNVAYGHVFQQRDWNRTDYGPYSHHPHHAVSNDNM